CATCAATGAACCACACTCAACCTCCTCAGTTAACCCCCCGATCAACGGGGTAGCACGTACCCATCATTTGCGGTTTGCGGCATCACTTTTTATCCTGGTAGACTGGCCGGGTGGTCAAGTCTTCCGTCGGGTTTTGCTGCTTGCTCATCTCCTTGACAGTACGCTCCTCGGGCTTGAGCCCCCATTTCGTGAAGAAGTCGGTCAGGTTCTTCTTTGAGATCTCTGCAGACTGGGTCATAAAGTAGTGCTTCTTGTCGGCGTCGTTGGCTTGTCTCTGTCCCATGCGAGAGTTCGTGTGCAGTTGATGATAgaaagcatcgccaaacAGGACACGGAGCTGCTCGAACATAACGAGCCTGACGAAGAGATCCGCCTTTTCGAAGTCTTTCTGTTCGGCGCCTTGAGCAAGATATTTCTTGGCGGCGTCCCATTCTTGGGTCGTGCCGTGGGTGATCTCCTTGTTGGGAATATCGGGGACCAAGCGGCGAGCAGCAAGACTATAGATGTTGACAGTCACCTCGCCCAGCGAGCCCCAACTCCACGTCTCGATGTGTTGGCGCTGATGTCCTAGTTCGTGGTATATCATCCATGATTTTTGGACTGTCGGCTTCCACCACATGTGTTCGGGGTTCGGAATCGCAGCACGGAAGTAAAATGAATTCGGGTTCGACTTGTTGTTGCTTTGCACGACCATTGGTCGCAGTATGCTGGGTCTGTGCAAATCAGTGGCATTCAGGCTGAGGCCAGAGATGCTGTCTTGCGCGGATATCATGCTCTTATACGTGGCCAGCAATTCCGACTGATCCTGAGACTTATCCGCATAGGTTTTCGCGCTTTTTGCCAGACCTGTCACAATGACCCGTTCACCAACCAGTTCTGCAAACGGGACATTTGTTACGCGCAGCATGGTTGCCCActggctgttggttgttACACCGTCTCTGAACAGCGGGAACGGCTGGGCTGCGTCACCTTCGCCTAGAGTGACGTTCacgggtggtggtggtttctGCCCCTTTTTGAAGGTGTATCGAATGTACAAGATCCCGCCGAGAGGATCAGACACCGAGTTGTCCCCGTAGTTCAAGGGCTTGGAGGCCTGCAGTGATGCCGGCATGTCCCGGGTGTGATCCTCGGGGTGTACCAAGGCCGGAGTGCCAACAAGGATTTGAGGTTTTGGTCCCGAAGTATTGAGTCCAGAGACTCGTACCATGAGCGTTTGGTTTGGATTGAGGTAGAATCCCGTAGGGTGAAAGTCCGCCCAGCTGAACAATTGCTTCAACCGCGCTCGCTCATCCTCGGCGACTGGGAGAGCCGACACTGCGATTGAGCGTGGATGAAGAAATGCAGAAATGCTGCCCTGCTTATACACTAAGTTTGCGTTGTCGACATTTTTGATATTACTCGGCGCAACATCGCGGTCCCTTCTTGCTAGGGGAACGTGAGGCCCCGGCCTGCCGAGACACAGAGAGGCGCTTGTTAACAGGAGAGGCAGCCATTTGGACATCATAGTGAGGTGCCGGTACGGGAACAAATGAAGAACCTTGGTTACTGTGTCGGTTTGGTAAGTGAAATCGACCTTGCCGCAGAACAGTCAGTGTGCATGGGGAAGATATTTGGGGTTAAGGATCGTCGAACGCGCCCGGCGTTTGTGTATTGGAAGCGTTTGTGTTGAGGATAGTTGTCAATCGTTCAAGGAACTGCAGGCGTCTTTTATATAAATCAGAATTTGCTGAAGATATATCCACATACATATGCATTTGTATGCATAGCGACATCTAACATAGCTCAAAGGATGACATCCGAAGACGGCAGCGTGTAATTTGTAAACAGAGCAAGAATTACCGTATTTGGGGTTTTCCACTTGTGACGTCCTTGGGGTGGACAAATGAGGTATATGAGAAGGGGACAGATTCAATGCTCACCATGTTCGGAGAGGCGCTCCAATGAAGTTTTCGAGTCTGGATTACCTGTTTACTCTCAAAAGCCGGGAGAGTGTTACTCTCCAACGCCACAAAAGAGCCACTTTCATTTTAATGCAACCATTACAGGCGGACGATCTTTCCTATTGTGAAAATGTCCGGCGCGTCCAAATATCTTATTCACCCTCATGGGACTCGTGAGTATTCGGTGCGGTGTTTTGGTTAGAGGGTGGGGGTTCCACCAGATTAACAGCCATGGCTTGCTTTGACTAGTTACAAAACTCTCCCATTTGGCAAGTTGGTTACTGTGGCGTGTTTCATATGCCTGACCATAGACACGGGACACTGGTGACTAAAAGGCTTAAGGTTGGCGATTCAGGAACATCTTGGGATCTTAGGCGCACGTAATCGGACGGGTTCCACATGATCGACGAAAGATCTGCAAGTTTATTTAGTACGCACTTCTCATCTTAATGCCATGTGTAATACAGAATTTCAGCATTATACCGTAGAGAGCTTTATCTGTATCAGAACAGTGGAGTAGTAGGCATCCCAACATCTATTCCGCCTCATTAAATACATTATTCTTGGCCTTCATTGTTTGCGACATGACCTAGAGGCCCAATGAGCTTTCGTTCCCTTCGATTTGGACACAGAAAAGAGTACACACGACCTCACAGGAAGCATAAGTTGTTCTGTAGGGTATCACGGGGTAATCTGCCGGATCCTCTCACCCATTCGTTCCCTCTCCATATCATCTGGTCAACCTCAAACAGACATTAGTTAATATGTAACAGGCTGAGTCCGAAGGTAGCTAtgcttccagtctggtctaTGCACCACCCTCGCGGGCCAGTAATAGCTCTGCAGTGACAACATGTAATAGACTCAACAGCGGAAACCGGTTCAAAGGTTACGAATTGTAAAAGAACTACAACGGTTCCAAGTACACAAGTCAAATAATTAAGGCTGGTTTGAGACTGCAGAGAAATTAGGTACGGGGCACTCAACATGCAAATACACTGAAGGTGCAATCGACTttagctacctaggtaagcAACAAAGACGCACCCGAATTTGGCTTTGGCTAACATGTGCATGATCGTGTACGTCCAAGGTTCCAGGAAGCATCGTAGGTGTGAAATATGCTGCTCCAGGCGTAACGCTGCACTCGGGGAAGGATCTGGACGCTTTTACAAGACTCCCGGAGTATCCAATAAGATGGAATAGCCTGTACGAGTTGCCTTTCAAGCCTTTTTGTACGTTGCCCAACAAGGTTCAGGGCATGGGCGAATACGTGCAGTTATTGTGCGGTCTTTGAAGGCAAATGCGTGACAGGTGGCCAACCACGCAACTTTACCCTCTGGCAATCGAGTTGTTCCTCTAATATTGGTGCGGTATAGACAACTTCATGATCAAATGACATTTCCGAAGGAGAAGGACGCAAAGGTGCAGGGCAATGTCCAGTTGACTGTCCGTGGATGGTCTCAAAtcaagttgaagaaagagATTCATGtaaccagttgacatttcAACACAAAAGTTAGTCAGCAGAACGGCCAATTCTAAATGCGGGGCCGGCTCCTCTGTATGGATCCACCTACGTCCATGTGCAGCGACGGCAAATCACGCACGAGTCAAATGCCAGACAACTCACGCATTTCACGCAAATGTCACTTTCATCTAAACAGTCTCTTTGCCAAGCAAGTTCCATGAAATGCCCCCAACAAGAGATCTAAGTAgcgtacaagaagaaataTCTCTTCTTTTTTACCAAGGAAAGACGAACAACCAAATCACAGAGCAAATCAACCAGATCCTAATCGAACAAGGCAAACCCTGCGTCTGCAAGCGCACAATCCAGACATATCTCACAGCCCAGGGCTTTTCCCGTTCCATCGATTTAAATGCTCTGCAAGAAGATGTCGCGGAGCTCCGGGAACGAGGCGAAAAGGTTGCAGATATTCTACGGCAAGTTAACCAGTCCCTCGTTGAAGCTGGCCGTTTGCCCATCAGCGAGCGGAGCCTCAACATACAAATC
The genomic region above belongs to Pochonia chlamydosporia 170 chromosome 2, whole genome shotgun sequence and contains:
- a CDS encoding cell wall associated protein (similar to Aspergillus flavus NRRL3357 XP_002377568.1) → MMSKWLPLLLTSASLCLGRPGPHVPLARRDRDVAPSNIKNVDNANLVYKQGSISAFLHPRSIAVSALPVAEDERARLKQLFSWADFHPTGFYLNPNQTLMVRVSGLNTSGPKPQILVGTPALVHPEDHTRDMPASLQASKPLNYGDNSVSDPLGGILYIRYTFKKGQKPPPPVNVTLGEGDAAQPFPLFRDGVTTNSQWATMLRVTNVPFAELVGERVIVTGLAKSAKTYADKSQDQSELLATYKSMISAQDSISGLSLNATDLHRPSILRPMVVQSNNKSNPNSFYFRAAIPNPEHMWWKPTVQKSWMIYHELGHQRQHIETWSWGSLGEVTVNIYSLAARRLVPDIPNKEITHGTTQEWDAAKKYLAQGAEQKDFEKADLFVRLVMFEQLRVLFGDAFYHQLHTNSRMGQRQANDADKKHYFMTQSAEISKKNLTDFFTKWGLKPEERTVKEMSKQQNPTEDLTTRPVYQDKK